Proteins encoded in a region of the Rhodopirellula halodulae genome:
- a CDS encoding matrixin family metalloprotease — MRFPLFGNSQARNRFRPAFASRIKANLAVAMDCFSSLAASFVMPQRRKLSRRLSIQSLENRRVLAASLGWDGPGLGSADLTYTINGSPDSLSQEETNAAIRTALDAWADVVDISFTQTDQVGLNDSLDISFTQLDGTAGTLAQAYFPDDVNPARIAGDIQFDLAENWEVGNSQGGSAFDLVWVAVHEIGHALGLDHLEEQESILASFVSANQFFTELDSSDVAAITQLYAEADPTLVETDDTLDTTTPDDELDNSEPDNDELDDSDSDDGDSDPVDDVDDDTPLPDDSSDSDEPTNQRRRFYWSWWTNNRFRGRFAGRLDAEWSFTNYVSPTDVNQDNSTSALDALMIINVLNQTSGEDLTNEDFSGLCDVNGDGDISSIDALMVINAMNESSVETATNSAEENGDETDASDETMVDEPSDAVDEEASIDEGGLLDEDADEEDTVVIELDDPELDDPELDEADDPIAEDPADEDDAQEEQKFQRHRHGLFRAGIFRGDAESLLERLDDNDDGSLTEDETPEHLWNKLIEADADLDADGVLTTTELAETFLGFRQEKFDRHDADGDGLINESEVRDRIWAKISEADADEDGGVSFEELEAFRQERLATEDTSTDTIAATFQRIDSVFASMGRPTNRGQAPRLRR; from the coding sequence ATGCGTTTTCCCCTTTTCGGGAACAGCCAAGCCCGCAACCGCTTTCGACCAGCGTTTGCATCGCGAATCAAAGCGAATTTGGCGGTGGCAATGGATTGTTTCTCTTCTCTCGCAGCGTCTTTCGTCATGCCCCAACGTCGCAAGCTCTCCCGTCGGTTGTCCATTCAGTCTCTCGAAAACCGTCGTGTTCTGGCGGCGAGTTTGGGTTGGGATGGGCCGGGGCTCGGAAGTGCGGACCTGACCTACACAATCAACGGATCGCCTGATTCTCTAAGCCAAGAAGAGACGAATGCGGCGATTCGTACTGCACTCGATGCCTGGGCTGACGTCGTGGACATCAGTTTCACGCAGACAGACCAAGTTGGCTTGAACGACTCGCTGGATATTTCGTTCACTCAACTGGATGGAACCGCAGGCACGTTGGCTCAGGCCTACTTTCCGGACGACGTGAATCCGGCTCGCATCGCCGGCGACATTCAGTTTGATTTGGCTGAAAACTGGGAAGTCGGCAACTCACAGGGAGGCTCCGCGTTCGACCTCGTCTGGGTCGCCGTCCATGAAATCGGTCACGCTCTCGGACTGGATCACTTGGAAGAACAGGAGAGCATCCTAGCGTCCTTTGTTTCCGCCAATCAGTTCTTCACCGAACTGGACAGCAGTGACGTTGCGGCAATCACTCAGCTCTACGCGGAAGCCGATCCAACGCTGGTCGAAACCGACGACACGCTGGACACCACGACACCGGACGATGAACTCGACAACAGTGAACCTGATAACGATGAACTCGACGACAGCGATTCCGACGACGGTGATTCGGACCCCGTCGACGATGTCGACGATGACACACCGCTACCCGACGATTCTTCGGATAGCGACGAGCCCACCAATCAACGCCGCCGTTTCTATTGGAGCTGGTGGACGAACAACCGATTCCGTGGACGATTCGCAGGTCGGTTGGATGCCGAATGGAGCTTCACCAATTACGTTTCACCGACCGATGTGAATCAAGACAACTCCACGTCAGCGCTCGACGCATTGATGATCATCAATGTGCTGAACCAAACTTCCGGTGAAGACCTGACGAACGAAGACTTTTCGGGCCTTTGCGATGTCAACGGCGATGGGGACATCAGTTCCATTGACGCTCTGATGGTCATCAACGCCATGAACGAGTCGAGTGTAGAAACCGCGACGAACTCGGCTGAGGAAAATGGCGATGAGACAGACGCATCCGATGAAACGATGGTCGACGAACCATCGGACGCCGTCGACGAAGAAGCCAGCATCGATGAAGGTGGTTTGCTCGACGAAGACGCGGACGAAGAAGACACCGTTGTTATCGAACTGGACGATCCAGAACTCGATGACCCAGAACTCGATGAAGCGGATGATCCGATCGCAGAAGATCCCGCAGATGAAGACGACGCTCAGGAAGAACAAAAGTTTCAACGACATCGTCACGGGCTGTTTCGAGCGGGCATCTTCCGAGGCGATGCGGAAAGTCTGCTGGAACGTTTGGACGACAATGACGATGGTTCGCTGACGGAAGACGAGACTCCCGAACATTTGTGGAACAAGCTGATCGAAGCTGACGCGGACCTGGATGCAGACGGCGTTTTGACGACGACGGAACTGGCCGAAACGTTCCTTGGATTCCGCCAAGAGAAATTCGACCGACACGATGCGGACGGTGACGGGCTGATCAACGAGTCCGAAGTTCGCGATCGCATTTGGGCAAAGATTTCGGAGGCGGACGCGGACGAAGACGGCGGAGTCTCGTTCGAAGAACTGGAGGCATTTCGACAGGAACGATTGGCGACGGAGGACACTTCCACGGACACCATCGCCGCCACGTTTCAACGCATCGATTCGGTATTCGCATCTATGGGACGCCCTACGAATCGCGGCCAAGCACCTCGCCTGAGGCGTTAG
- a CDS encoding sigma-70 family RNA polymerase sigma factor: MVATDTWTHSNDSSADSSPWNGGDGFVALLEQARAGDREALGQMLQWYANYLTILASTQLDRRLRKRVSPSDIVQEAMLEAHQDFDDFRGVSQGEFLCWLRTILIHTLHRSFKRNVQVQKRDIRREISLETVNNRMEESGLNWAGLLAGREPSPSTPMRQEEGAIELANQLSTLKPHHREVIVLRVLHGLSFDEIAERMDRKSGAVRMLWLRALESFKASERKT; this comes from the coding sequence ATGGTTGCGACCGATACCTGGACCCATTCCAACGACTCGTCGGCAGACTCATCGCCCTGGAATGGGGGCGATGGGTTTGTTGCGTTACTCGAGCAAGCGCGGGCGGGCGACCGCGAAGCGCTCGGCCAAATGCTGCAGTGGTATGCAAATTATCTGACGATCTTGGCCAGCACCCAATTGGATCGCCGGTTGCGAAAACGGGTCAGTCCCTCTGACATCGTGCAGGAAGCGATGCTGGAGGCCCACCAGGATTTTGATGATTTCCGAGGCGTCAGCCAGGGCGAGTTTCTATGCTGGTTGCGTACGATTCTGATTCACACGCTGCACCGCAGTTTCAAACGAAATGTCCAAGTTCAAAAGCGTGACATCCGTCGCGAAATTTCGCTGGAGACGGTGAACAATCGCATGGAGGAGTCCGGTCTGAATTGGGCGGGACTGCTAGCCGGACGCGAACCTTCGCCCAGCACCCCCATGCGGCAAGAAGAAGGAGCCATCGAACTGGCAAACCAACTCAGCACACTCAAACCTCATCACCGTGAGGTCATCGTCTTGCGAGTCCTGCATGGACTGTCGTTCGATGAGATCGCGGAAAGAATGGATCGAAAGAGCGGTGCCGTCCGTATGCTTTGGCTGAGAGCACTGGAGAGCTTCAAAGCTTCCGAAAGAAAAACTTGA
- a CDS encoding serine/threonine-protein kinase, with translation MVAFEIPNDLSQSTDPSLLRGLDEEQQSQLTKLLDEYLVGLEQGERLDEDEIVRSNPDLESVFRAYLEKLRALYGIAAGMNPSMDASATPLPADKRLGDFVLQREIGRGGMGVVYEASQESLDRRVAIKLLPLASMLDSNQIARFKNEAHAAGLLQHPNIVPIHNVGSHQGVHYYAMAYIDGVSLDAWVATHKEHSSAVNWREVVRWGVDVADALHEAHENGVVHRDIKPSNLMLDGHGKIWVTDFGLARCQTELSLTRSGDVIGTMRYMSPEQSRGQTALIDGRADVYSLAVTLYECLTLRRAHEGEDAATILKQIDDGEVQPLRATRPDLPLDLETVIRKAMSKSREDRYDTAMTFAEDLQRVLRDEPTLARPPSIIDRCSRLASKHRKLAFVATMVILIAFVGSAIANAKLAAAKSESDLNAERATKVETLTRGALDELGAEIAERLDDVPAAEPVRRQLLLTMLEYYERFASEVKDDPELREDLAMTLAKVGDLQSELGDSEQAIAALRRSDVIYKELAASSSTSDSIRLAWSNCQNNLAQALMRDGQMEEAARLLVRAMDAQKDLANSSGLVSTRTESKIALATSLNNMGLLLMQSGINNQAEDAFRDAIDRLKPLALATSDDDSKISTNRLRVQKKLAAIRSNLAGLLTAEHPERAIEQAQLALKIQLSILEADPSNVDVASQTIVALNTLGAAQSEAGQPAEAIATLHQAISIGEPMVERWPHRPNHRRDVTLSYNQLGLLHSKQGMLEDAKIAFEQALRLGRPLVEQFSNDAETLSMLGGVLNNYGFLQQQRQDSDSANTAYAEAIQLQTAAVNLAPEVQRYNEYLQKHRANQQSIQPVQSVGSRKTSGKLKAEKPVSRDDQASIDSQGNTP, from the coding sequence ATGGTCGCATTCGAGATTCCAAACGATTTATCCCAGTCGACTGACCCGTCTTTGCTACGGGGACTGGATGAGGAACAGCAATCTCAATTGACCAAACTGCTCGACGAATATCTGGTTGGGTTGGAACAAGGTGAACGCCTGGATGAGGACGAAATCGTTCGTTCCAATCCTGACCTGGAATCGGTGTTCCGAGCCTACCTGGAAAAGCTGCGGGCGTTGTACGGCATCGCCGCCGGCATGAATCCGTCGATGGATGCCTCTGCCACACCGCTGCCCGCCGACAAACGCCTCGGCGATTTTGTGCTGCAACGCGAAATCGGTCGCGGTGGGATGGGCGTCGTCTACGAAGCCAGCCAAGAGTCGCTTGACCGACGCGTCGCGATCAAACTGCTGCCGTTGGCTTCCATGCTGGACTCCAACCAAATCGCCCGCTTCAAGAACGAAGCTCACGCCGCCGGTTTGCTGCAACACCCCAACATCGTTCCGATCCACAATGTGGGAAGCCATCAAGGCGTCCACTACTACGCGATGGCATACATCGACGGCGTGTCCCTTGATGCATGGGTCGCGACGCACAAGGAACACTCATCCGCCGTCAATTGGCGAGAGGTCGTTCGTTGGGGTGTCGACGTCGCCGACGCATTGCACGAGGCTCATGAAAACGGGGTCGTGCACCGAGACATCAAACCATCGAACTTGATGCTTGATGGCCACGGAAAAATCTGGGTCACAGACTTTGGTTTGGCTCGCTGTCAAACCGAGTTGTCGCTGACTCGTTCCGGCGATGTCATCGGCACGATGCGGTACATGAGCCCCGAGCAGTCTCGTGGACAAACGGCTCTGATCGACGGGCGAGCCGATGTGTATTCATTGGCCGTAACGCTGTACGAATGCCTGACGCTTCGACGAGCCCACGAAGGAGAAGACGCGGCGACCATTCTGAAACAAATCGATGATGGTGAAGTCCAGCCGCTGCGTGCGACACGTCCCGATCTGCCGCTGGATTTGGAAACGGTGATTCGCAAAGCGATGTCCAAAAGTCGCGAAGATCGCTACGACACCGCGATGACGTTTGCCGAGGATCTGCAACGCGTGCTGCGTGACGAACCCACGCTCGCTCGGCCGCCTTCGATCATCGACCGATGCAGCCGGCTGGCTTCCAAACACCGCAAATTGGCGTTCGTCGCGACCATGGTGATCTTGATTGCCTTCGTCGGCTCCGCCATCGCCAACGCGAAATTGGCGGCTGCGAAATCAGAATCCGATCTGAATGCGGAGCGTGCCACGAAGGTCGAAACGCTGACCCGGGGTGCCTTGGACGAACTGGGAGCGGAAATCGCGGAACGTTTGGACGATGTCCCCGCCGCGGAACCAGTCCGACGCCAATTGCTGCTGACAATGCTCGAGTATTACGAACGTTTCGCGTCGGAAGTCAAAGACGATCCGGAGCTACGCGAAGACCTGGCCATGACGCTTGCGAAGGTGGGTGATCTGCAATCCGAACTCGGCGACAGCGAACAAGCCATCGCGGCACTTCGCCGGAGTGATGTGATCTACAAAGAACTCGCCGCGTCCAGCAGCACCTCCGATTCCATTCGACTCGCTTGGTCCAATTGCCAAAACAACCTGGCGCAGGCTCTGATGCGAGACGGGCAAATGGAAGAGGCTGCGAGGTTATTGGTCCGTGCCATGGACGCTCAGAAAGACTTGGCGAATTCGTCGGGACTCGTTTCGACACGAACCGAATCAAAAATCGCATTGGCGACATCACTTAACAACATGGGTTTGTTGCTGATGCAGTCCGGGATCAACAACCAGGCGGAGGACGCCTTCCGCGACGCCATCGACCGCCTGAAACCGCTCGCTCTCGCCACATCGGACGACGATTCGAAAATCTCCACCAACCGCTTGCGAGTTCAGAAGAAACTGGCTGCGATCCGATCCAACCTTGCCGGTCTCTTAACCGCCGAGCACCCGGAAAGGGCGATCGAACAAGCCCAATTGGCACTGAAAATTCAGCTCAGCATTTTGGAAGCCGATCCAAGCAATGTGGATGTGGCCAGCCAGACCATCGTCGCCCTGAACACTCTGGGTGCGGCTCAGTCGGAAGCAGGCCAACCGGCGGAAGCCATCGCGACGTTGCACCAAGCCATCTCGATTGGCGAACCCATGGTTGAACGCTGGCCTCATCGCCCCAATCATCGACGTGATGTCACGCTCAGCTACAACCAACTGGGGCTACTTCATTCCAAACAAGGCATGCTCGAGGACGCCAAAATCGCATTTGAGCAAGCACTGCGACTTGGACGTCCTTTGGTGGAACAGTTCTCCAACGACGCAGAAACCCTGAGCATGCTTGGGGGAGTCCTCAATAACTACGGTTTCCTACAGCAACAGCGACAGGATTCCGATAGTGCAAACACGGCTTACGCGGAAGCCATCCAGTTGCAGACGGCTGCGGTGAACTTGGCCCCCGAGGTTCAACGCTACAATGAGTACCTGCAAAAACACCGAGCCAATCAGCAAAGCATTCAGCCGGTCCAGTCTGTTGGCAGCAGGAAGACCAGCGGGAAACTCAAAGCCGAAAAACCGGTAAGCCGCGACGATCAAGCGTCCATCGATTCGCAGGGGAACACACCATGA
- a CDS encoding outer membrane protein assembly factor BamB family protein produces MMAGGSTSLVPTAPAADINRDWPQWRGPDGSGVAEDSNPPITWSESENIRWKIDVPGVGSSTPIVLGDRVYVSTAVKTDRVAEKPAGEESAAEETPQPEAPPRRSAEPGSDDDRRGPGRGGRGRGRGRGRGGFGGGAQPTNYYDFMVIAYNRSNGEEVWRTSVTQQVPHEAGHNTNNFASSSPVTDGKRLYMSFGSRGVFCLDLEGKQLWDVNLGQMQTRAQFGEGSSPSIHNDVLVVPWDHEGESFIVALDAQTGEEKWRQSRDEQTTWSTPLITEYDGRTQVITNGSKRVRSYDLMTGELIWECGGQAGNPIPSPVRFEDNVIVMTGFRGYAIYSIPLNSKGDITDSDQITWYEEDAAPYVPSPVLYKGQLYFVKSNNGVLVSRSAKTGELLIDQTRLPDISSVYASPVAAADHIYFTGRDGTTLVLKHGNEFQTVATNELEEEIDASPAIVGDEIFLRGKSHLYCIAK; encoded by the coding sequence ATGATGGCCGGCGGATCAACATCTTTGGTCCCGACCGCACCGGCCGCCGACATCAATCGAGATTGGCCGCAGTGGCGTGGTCCCGATGGATCCGGAGTCGCCGAGGATTCCAATCCTCCGATCACCTGGAGTGAGTCTGAGAACATCCGATGGAAAATCGATGTCCCCGGTGTCGGAAGCAGCACACCGATCGTGCTGGGTGATCGAGTCTATGTCAGCACCGCCGTCAAAACGGATCGCGTTGCGGAGAAACCCGCCGGCGAAGAATCAGCCGCCGAAGAAACACCTCAACCAGAGGCTCCCCCACGACGATCCGCCGAGCCGGGATCCGATGATGATCGACGTGGGCCCGGTCGCGGTGGAAGAGGCCGGGGTCGTGGTCGAGGACGCGGTGGGTTTGGTGGCGGAGCCCAGCCAACAAACTACTACGACTTCATGGTCATCGCGTACAACCGATCCAACGGCGAAGAAGTGTGGCGCACCTCGGTCACGCAACAGGTTCCTCACGAAGCCGGACACAACACAAACAACTTCGCCTCGTCGTCACCCGTCACCGATGGAAAACGACTCTACATGTCCTTCGGTTCGCGAGGTGTGTTTTGCCTTGATCTTGAAGGAAAGCAACTCTGGGATGTGAACCTTGGCCAGATGCAAACCCGCGCCCAATTCGGCGAAGGAAGCTCTCCCTCCATTCACAACGACGTTTTGGTTGTGCCGTGGGATCATGAAGGCGAATCCTTCATCGTTGCACTGGACGCTCAAACGGGTGAAGAGAAATGGCGTCAATCCCGCGACGAACAAACGACTTGGTCCACACCACTGATCACCGAATACGACGGACGAACCCAAGTCATCACCAATGGTTCCAAGCGAGTCCGCAGTTACGACCTGATGACCGGTGAATTGATTTGGGAGTGCGGTGGCCAAGCGGGCAACCCCATCCCGTCGCCGGTTCGTTTCGAAGACAACGTGATCGTGATGACCGGTTTTCGTGGCTACGCGATCTACTCGATTCCATTGAATTCCAAAGGCGACATCACGGATAGCGATCAAATCACCTGGTACGAAGAAGACGCCGCTCCTTACGTGCCTTCGCCGGTGCTTTACAAAGGCCAACTGTACTTTGTGAAGTCCAACAACGGCGTGTTGGTTTCGCGATCAGCGAAGACGGGTGAATTGTTGATCGACCAAACACGCTTGCCCGACATTTCGTCGGTCTACGCGTCGCCCGTCGCGGCGGCGGACCACATCTACTTCACCGGCCGCGACGGAACCACGTTGGTTCTGAAACATGGAAACGAATTTCAAACCGTCGCCACCAATGAATTGGAAGAAGAAATCGACGCGTCCCCCGCGATCGTGGGTGACGAAATTTTCCTGCGTGGAAAGTCGCATCTCTACTGCATCGCCAAGTAA
- a CDS encoding dienelactone hydrolase family protein gives MCDQDHFEEDLKKYSRRDLGTLAAAGLGAAMMLPRVANAAEVNEQDVSITTPDGTCDAYFVAPQSGAHAAVLIWPDIFGLRPAFREMGKRLAESGYSVLVVNPFYRQQAAPTAKDGANTSISDVRSLARALTPETHMTDAKAFVGWLDRQPQVDTNKKVGTTGYCMGGPIVFRTAAAVADRIGAAATFHGGGLVKDGDDSPHLLIPQMKADFLIAIAENDDARDAEAKTVLKKSFADAGLDAEIEVYPAGHGWCPPDTRVHNPEQAEKAWARMLALFEKALA, from the coding sequence ATGTGTGATCAGGATCATTTCGAAGAAGATTTGAAGAAGTATTCACGACGCGACTTGGGAACACTGGCCGCCGCCGGACTGGGAGCGGCCATGATGTTGCCTCGCGTTGCCAATGCGGCCGAGGTGAACGAACAAGACGTTTCCATCACGACCCCCGATGGGACTTGCGATGCTTACTTTGTGGCACCACAGTCCGGTGCCCACGCAGCGGTTTTGATTTGGCCAGACATCTTTGGACTGCGTCCCGCGTTTCGCGAAATGGGAAAGCGGCTCGCGGAGTCAGGTTACAGCGTTTTGGTCGTGAACCCGTTTTACCGCCAACAAGCCGCTCCCACGGCCAAGGATGGTGCCAACACGTCCATCTCGGATGTTCGATCGCTGGCCCGCGCGTTGACCCCTGAAACTCACATGACGGACGCGAAAGCGTTTGTGGGTTGGTTGGATCGACAACCACAAGTCGACACGAACAAGAAGGTGGGAACCACTGGCTACTGCATGGGCGGCCCCATCGTGTTCCGCACGGCCGCTGCCGTCGCGGATCGCATCGGAGCCGCGGCCACCTTCCACGGCGGCGGTCTGGTCAAAGACGGCGATGACAGCCCGCACCTGTTGATCCCTCAAATGAAAGCGGACTTTTTGATCGCCATCGCGGAAAACGATGACGCTCGCGATGCGGAAGCGAAAACGGTTTTGAAGAAGTCTTTCGCGGACGCAGGACTCGATGCTGAGATTGAGGTCTATCCCGCCGGCCATGGTTGGTGCCCACCGGACACTCGCGTCCACAACCCGGAACAAGCGGAAAAAGCTTGGGCGCGCATGTTGGCTTTGTTCGAGAAGGCTCTGGCGTAA
- a CDS encoding protein-tyrosine-phosphatase translates to MTSTTIELYESLNEFAKQREGEWDQILDTRRDELKQMAGYIRDSISKSGSVQLTFICTHNSRRSHLTQIWAKAAADRMGLTGVQTFSGGTETTAMNSRIASALKRCGFQITQEKEDATNPVYAVRYSDDADPLLCFSKVFHEAPNPKSDFAAVMTCSSADEACPIVPGCDLRLPIQYEDPKVSDGTDVESATYDERNRQIAREMLYAISLV, encoded by the coding sequence ATGACGTCGACTACAATTGAGTTGTATGAATCACTCAACGAATTCGCGAAACAACGCGAAGGCGAATGGGATCAAATCCTGGATACTCGTCGCGATGAACTCAAACAGATGGCTGGATACATCCGGGATTCCATCTCGAAATCGGGATCCGTTCAGCTGACGTTCATCTGCACTCACAATTCCAGACGCAGTCACTTGACTCAAATTTGGGCGAAGGCGGCTGCGGACCGGATGGGTTTGACCGGCGTGCAGACATTCTCCGGTGGTACTGAAACAACCGCGATGAACTCACGCATCGCTTCCGCTTTGAAGCGATGTGGTTTTCAGATCACGCAAGAAAAGGAAGACGCGACCAATCCGGTTTACGCCGTTCGCTACTCCGACGATGCCGACCCATTGCTGTGCTTTTCGAAAGTCTTCCACGAAGCCCCGAATCCCAAGTCAGATTTCGCGGCCGTGATGACTTGCTCCAGCGCGGATGAAGCATGTCCGATTGTCCCTGGATGCGATCTTCGACTGCCTATCCAATACGAAGACCCCAAGGTGTCGGATGGAACGGACGTCGAGTCCGCCACCTACGACGAGCGGAACCGACAGATTGCTCGTGAAATGCTCTACGCGATCTCTCTCGTCTGA
- a CDS encoding alkene reductase, translating to MNTPETKSALLQPFQIGDLTLPNRVIMAPLTRARAGEERLPNALMAEYYTQRASAGLIISEATVVSEQGIGWPQTPGIYNETMADHWKQVVNSVHEAGGRIFLQLWHTGRASHSDFHNGDLPVAPSAIKIEGDGVHTPSGKKPYETPRALETSELPGVVEDYRRAAEFAKQAGFDGVEIHSANGYLLDEFLQSKTNHREDNYGGSIENRYRLLGEVVEAVTSVWQNDRVGVRLSPNGAFNDMGSPDYIEQFTYVARQLDAFGLAYLHVMDGTGFGFHELGPVMTLRDIRKVFSGPLMGNVGYTRESAEEAIVDGAADLIAFGRPYISNPDLVERFQNGWPLAEDADMSVWYSHGPEGYTDFPAYQEEACSVD from the coding sequence ATGAACACTCCTGAAACCAAATCTGCTCTGCTGCAACCTTTTCAAATTGGCGATTTGACGCTTCCGAACCGCGTGATCATGGCGCCGCTCACTCGCGCTCGAGCGGGTGAGGAACGCCTGCCCAATGCGTTGATGGCGGAGTACTACACCCAGCGTGCTTCGGCTGGATTGATCATCAGTGAGGCCACGGTGGTTTCGGAACAGGGCATCGGCTGGCCGCAAACACCCGGCATTTACAACGAAACCATGGCGGACCACTGGAAACAGGTGGTGAATTCGGTGCATGAGGCGGGCGGCCGAATTTTCCTTCAACTGTGGCACACTGGCCGAGCCTCGCACAGCGATTTTCATAACGGCGACCTGCCCGTCGCACCTTCGGCGATCAAGATTGAAGGGGACGGCGTTCACACCCCTTCTGGGAAAAAACCTTACGAAACGCCACGTGCACTGGAAACTTCTGAACTGCCCGGCGTTGTCGAGGATTACCGCCGCGCGGCCGAATTCGCCAAGCAAGCTGGATTCGACGGGGTCGAAATTCACTCCGCCAATGGGTATTTGCTCGACGAGTTCTTGCAATCAAAAACCAACCACCGGGAAGACAATTACGGTGGTAGCATCGAGAACCGCTATCGATTGCTGGGTGAAGTCGTCGAAGCGGTGACCAGTGTTTGGCAAAACGACCGCGTCGGAGTTCGTCTGTCACCCAACGGTGCGTTCAACGACATGGGATCGCCGGACTACATCGAACAATTCACTTATGTTGCTCGACAACTGGATGCCTTTGGACTGGCCTACCTGCATGTGATGGATGGAACTGGTTTCGGCTTTCACGAGCTTGGCCCCGTGATGACGCTGCGAGACATCCGCAAGGTCTTTTCCGGCCCCTTGATGGGCAATGTTGGCTACACAAGAGAGTCGGCCGAAGAAGCGATCGTGGATGGTGCTGCTGACCTGATCGCCTTCGGACGTCCGTACATCAGCAACCCCGATCTGGTTGAACGATTTCAAAACGGTTGGCCGTTGGCTGAGGACGCGGATATGTCGGTATGGTATTCGCATGGACCTGAGGGCTACACGGACTTCCCTGCCTATCAAGAGGAAGCATGCAGTGTGGACTGA
- the ahr gene encoding NADPH-dependent aldehyde reductase Ahr, which yields MKTVHAYAVNEPKGSFEPYEYELGDLQPDEVDIDVETCGICHSDLSMVDNDWDMSEYPLVPGHEVIGKVSAIGDHVTHLSVGDRVGLGWHAGYCMVCDQCMSGDHNLCADASSTIVGRHGGFADVVRAKSASVVKVPDGLAAQEAGPLLCGGITVFNPFVQLDLSPTSSVGVIGIGGLGHMALKFANAWGCEVTAFTSESKQEEALEMGAHHTINSRDMDAIASTDLRFDLVLSTINVPLDWNKVLGTLKTHGRLHMVGALTEPMEIGLLPDMLFKQLSVGASPVGPPVIIRRMLDFAARHKIAPVTEHFPMSKVNDAFERLRSGDARYRIILDRD from the coding sequence ATGAAAACCGTCCATGCTTACGCCGTCAACGAACCCAAAGGCAGCTTTGAACCCTACGAATATGAACTAGGTGATCTGCAACCGGATGAAGTTGACATTGACGTCGAAACTTGTGGAATTTGCCACAGCGACCTGAGCATGGTCGACAACGATTGGGACATGAGTGAGTACCCGTTGGTTCCCGGGCACGAAGTGATCGGCAAGGTCTCCGCGATTGGAGACCATGTGACTCACTTGTCCGTGGGAGACCGCGTGGGACTTGGTTGGCATGCGGGATACTGCATGGTGTGTGATCAATGCATGAGCGGCGATCACAATCTATGTGCCGATGCCAGCTCGACCATCGTTGGACGTCACGGTGGTTTTGCGGATGTTGTGCGAGCCAAATCGGCGAGCGTCGTCAAAGTTCCTGACGGCTTGGCAGCACAGGAAGCCGGTCCATTGCTCTGCGGTGGGATCACGGTATTCAATCCGTTTGTTCAGTTGGATCTGTCTCCAACATCGTCGGTCGGCGTGATCGGTATCGGCGGACTGGGGCACATGGCATTGAAATTTGCCAATGCCTGGGGATGCGAGGTGACGGCGTTCACATCAGAAAGCAAACAAGAAGAAGCGCTGGAGATGGGTGCTCATCACACGATCAATTCGAGAGACATGGATGCGATCGCCAGCACCGATCTGCGTTTTGATTTGGTGCTGTCGACGATCAACGTGCCGCTGGATTGGAACAAAGTCCTCGGCACGCTGAAGACGCATGGTCGACTGCACATGGTGGGTGCGTTGACGGAGCCCATGGAGATCGGCCTTCTACCTGACATGCTTTTCAAGCAACTCAGTGTGGGTGCATCGCCCGTTGGGCCGCCGGTCATCATTCGCCGCATGCTGGATTTCGCGGCGAGACATAAGATCGCTCCGGTGACAGAACACTTCCCGATGAGCAAAGTCAACGACGCGTTCGAGCGACTCCGCAGCGGTGACGCTCGCTATCGCATTATCTTGGATCGCGACTGA